From the genome of Arthrobacter sp. SLBN-122:
ACGGGATCCAGGTCCACCACATCCTTGACCCCCGCTTCGGCCTGCCCGCCGAACCGGTCTGGCGCTCAGTAACCGTGGCGGCCCCCACCTGCCTGCAGGCTAACGCGTTCAGCACCGCTGCCATCGTCCGCGGCTTCGCGGCGGTGGAATGGTTCCGGACCGAAGGCATTCCCGCCCGGCTCGTGGACAGCAGGGGCAGGATCACAACCACCGGCGGTTGGCCCGTGGAAAGCTCCACTCCTGTTGAAGCCGCCGACGCCATCGGGGGCGTCCGTCATGGATGAGGCCATGTGGGCCGTCGGCCGCGTCAGTGGGTTCGTCTCCCTGGTCCTGTTTACCGGGTCCGTGCTGCTGGGGATCCTGAACAGGTCCGGCCGTCCGTTCATGGCGCTGCCCAGGTTTTCCATCAGCCTCCTGCACCGGAACATCGCGCTGCTGGCCACGGTCTTCCTGGGGCTGCACGTGGGATCCCTGCTCCTCGACTCCTATGCAAAGTTGAACCCCGTGGACATCATCGTGCCGTTCCTGGGCTCTTTCCAACCGTTTTGGCAGGGGCTGGGGACGGTGGCCCTGGACCTTGTGCTGGCCGTGGTGGTGACGGGCCTGCTGCGCCACCGGATCGGACGGCGCAGCTTCAAGGCCGTGCACTGGTTCAGCTACGGACTCTGGCCCGCAGCCCTGGCGCACGCCCTCGGCAACGGCAGCGACGTCTCGGGCGGCTGGTTCCTCCTGCTGGCCGCGGTGTCCGCGGTGGCTGTTGCCGCGGCCCTGCTGTGGCGGCTCAGCCCGTCCTTCCTCGAAACCTCGCATGCCAGGCAAGGAGACCTCCCGTGAGCCCCGACATCCGCCAGGAGCACCGCCTCCTGGCAGCAGGCCCTGATGCGGACTGGGCGCAGCATCTGGCTGCGTTCGGTCCGTGGGAGCCGCAGGCTGCCGCAACGGGCTTGCTGGAGGCACTGGCAGCCGCCGGGCTGACAGGGAGGGGCGGAGCTGCCTTTGAAACCTGGCGTAAGGCCACAGCCGCCGCTGGATCGGGCAGGAAGAGACTGTTTCCGGCCCGGCCGGTGGTGATCGCCAACGGCGCCGAGGGCGAGCCGCTCAGCTTCAAGGACCGGAAGCTCCTGGCCCATGCACCCCACCTGGTCATCGACGGGCAGCTGGCACTTGCCGCAGCCCTCGGCGGCGCCGGCATGTACGCTTACGCGCCAGCGGCAAGCCTGAACCGCGTGCAGCAGGCCCTCAAAGAGCGTCCCGGTGCCACGAAGATTCGGGTAGTGAAGGCTCCGGATACGTTTATTTCCGGTGAATCGAGCGCGGTGGTCAACATGATTGCCAACGGTTCCGCCTTACCGAGGGACCAGCGCCGCCGGCTCAGCGAGGAGGGCCTCAACGGCCGCCCCACCCTGGTGGTCAATGTCGAGACCCTGGCCCAGGTTGCGCTGATCGCCCGCTATGGTGCGCAGTGGTTCCGCCAGGCCGGCACCGCAGAGGATCCAGGCACACGGCTGGTGTCCGTCTCGGGTCCCGCCCCGGCCCGGGATGTGGTGCTGGAGGTGCCCGGCGGTGCGGAACTTTCCGCGGTCCTCGAAGCAGCGGGAATGGATCCGGCATCCCTGTCCGCCGTCCTGGTGGGCGGATACCACGGCCGGTGGGTCCCGCCCGCGGCCCACGCCCTCTCGCCGTCGGGGCCGCCGGACCGGACCGTCCGCCCGGGCGCCGGAGTGATCCATGCCCTGGACCGGCAGGCCTGCGGCATCGAGGTGACGGCGCGGATCGTCGGCTACCTGGCCAGCCAGTCCGCCCGCCAATGCGGGCCCTGCATGTTTGGTCTGCCGGCCATGGCCGCCGTCCTGAACAGGATCGCGGGAGGGGAACGGAATGCCCGCCTTGCCCCCGAACTGGACCGGCTGGGGCGGCTGGTTTCCGGGCGCGGCGCATGCCGGCATCCGGAAGGAACCACGGGACTGGTCCGCAGCACCCTCGAGGTCTTCGCCCCGGATTTCCGGGCCCACCTTTCCGGATACTGCACAGGACAGGGAGGCGCAGCGGCATGACGGCGCACCTGCACATCGACTGGACCAGCTGCGACGGCCGCGGCCTGTGCGCCGAACTGCTTCCCGGTGTCCTGGACCGGGACGACTGGGGCTATCCGGTGGCGCGCGGCAAGGCAGGTCGCGAACGCACGGACGTGCCCCTGCGGGACGCCGACCGGGAAGCCGCCCGGGAGGCCGTGCACCTCTGCCCCAAACTGGCCCTCACCCTGGTGGAGCGGACACCCCCGGAACCGGAGCACAGGATGCCTGGCCGGTAGGTCCGTGTACTGACACTAAGATTGCTCTGTGGCTGGGCTGATCAAACGTGAAGATATCGACGAAGTACGCCAGCGCACGGACATCAAGGAAGTGGTGGACGGCTACGTCACGCTCAAGGGTGCCGGGCTGGGCACCTTCAAGGGTCTGTGCCCCTTCCACGACGAGCGCTCGCCGTCCTTTACCGTCCGCCCCCAGGTGGGCCGCTACCACTGCTTCGGCTGCGGCGAGGACGGCGACGTCATCGCCTTTGTCCAAAAGCAGGACCACAGTTCCTTCCAGGAAGCCGTGGAAAAGCTGGCCGCCCGCATCGGTTACGAGCTCCGCTACGAAGACGGCGGAACCGGGCCCAACCGCGAGGAAGTGGGCCGCCGCCAGCGGCTGCTGGACGCGCACAAGATCGCGGACGAGTTCTTCCGCGCCCAGCTGCTTACCCCTGGCGCCGCCGAGGCCAGGAACTTCCTGTTTGGCCGGGGCTTCGACAGGGCAGCGGCGGAACACTTCGGCTGCGGGTATGCGCCCCAGGGGTGGGACGCCCTCCTGAAGCATCTTCGCGGCCGTGGATTCACCGATGCCGAGCTCAAGCTCACCGGAATGTTCAGCGAGGGCAACCGGGGGATTTACGACCGTTTCCGCGGCCGCCTGATCTGGCCCATCAAGGACATCGCCGGCGACACCATCGGCTTCGGCGCGCGCAAGCTCTACGAGGACGACCAGGGCCCCAAGTACCTCAACACCCCGGAAACCACGCTCTACAAGAAGTCGCAGGTCCTGTACGGCATCGACCTTGCCAAGCGCAGCATCGCCAAGGACCGCCAGCTGGTGGTGGTGGAGGGCTACACCGATGTGATGGCCTGCCACCTTGCAGGAATTACGACGGCGGTGGCCACCTGCGGCACGGCGTTCGGCACGGAGCACATCAAGATAGCCCGCCGGCTGTTGTCAGACGACGGGACCGGGGGAGAAGTGGTGTTCACCTTCGACGGCGACGCCGCCGGCCAGAAAGCGGCCCTCCGGGCCTTCGAGGAGGACCAGCGGTTCACCGCGCAGACCTACGTGGCCGTGGAACCCACCGGGGCCGATCCCTGCGACCTCCGCCTCAGCCGGGGGGATGAAGCCGTGCACGCCCTGATCCAGTCCCGGCGTCCGTTGTTCGAGTTCGCCATCCGCACCACGCTGAAGCAGTTCAACCTGGACACCGTGGAAGGCCGCGTCCAGGGCCTGAAGGCATCCGTGCCAGTGGTGGCGGCCATCCGCGACGCCTCCACCCGGACCGGCTACTGCCAGGCGCTGACGGGATGGCTGGGCATGCCGGACCCCAACGAGGTCCTGCGCATGGTTACCGCGGCGGTCAAGCGCGGCGAAACGGGACGTCCCCCCGCCCCGGGGCAACAGCAGGGGGGAGGTGCCAACCCATCCACGGCCCACCCCGGCTCCTCCCAGGCCGGGGGACCCGGCGTAGCTGCCGGGCCGGCGTCGGGCGCTGTCCCCTCCTACCACCGCCCCGATCCTCGCGACCCCGTGGCCTCGATGGAACGGCAGGCCCTGGAAGTGGCGCTGCAGCAGCCCTCACTGCTGGAAGGCGGCGTCTGGGACCGGTTCGCCGCCGCCAGGTTTGCCACCCCGGCCTTCCAGGCCGTCCATGACGCCATGCGGGCCACGGGGCCCGGGCTTGTGGGGGACCCCGTGCGCTGGGTGGAACACGTGATGCACGAGGTCCCGGAGCCGCTCCGGCCCCTGGTCTCGGAGCTTTCCGTGGTGCCGCTGCCGGCCCACACGGAGGAGGCGGTGCTGAAGTACTGCCGGGACATCCTGTCCAGGCTGTTCGAACTCCAGATCACCCGCGTCAAAGCGGACAAGATGGGCCAGCTGCAGCGCCTCGACGCCGCGGCGGACCCGGAAACTTACCAGCGGCTCAACCGCGAACTGATGATGCTGGAAATGGAACGCCGGGCCCTACGGGCGGAGTCGTAGGCGGCGCCTGCTCCGCGGCGGGTGGCAGGCGGGGTGGCAGAGGTCACTGCCGGCTCGATTTCGTTTCCGCCGCAGGTGTTTGCTAGGCTAATACCCGCTTCATTCCTCCTTAGCTCAATTGGCAGAGCATTCGACTGTTAATCGAAGGGTTGCTGGTTCAAGTCCAGCAGGAGGAGCTTCCAATCCCCGTTCCGGCCTCCGGAACGGGGATTTTTTGTATCCGGGAAGGGCCGTTTGGGCCCGCAAAACCGCCGATTTCCCTTGGGCCGGAATCCTTTGCTAATGTCATACCTGCTTCATTCCTCCTTAGCTCAATTGGCAGAGCATTCGACTGTTAATCGAAGGGTTGCTGGTTCAAGTCCAGCAGGAGGAGCGCTACGAAAAATCCCCGTCCCTCCACTTGGAGGAACGGGGATTTTTTTATTGTCGCGGGCGGGGAAGCTTGGCTAGACGAAATCCATCTCCACCTGCAGGAACCTTTCGGCCTCGGCGATGGCTGCCTCGAATGCCTCCTTCTCGGTGGGCGACTTCCGGGGTTCGCGCGGACTCCATTCATGCGGCGCGGAGTGGATTCTCACAAACCCTGCGTCAGGCGGGGCGTAGAAAATCCCGAAGCGCTGCACCGGCCATTCAGGCGACGTCTCTGGCGCCACCAGCAAAGCTGCATTGAAGGCGGGGTTGAACCATTGGGCAATGGGCCTGCGCCGGTCTTCGGTGAACAGCCCGGCCGCGTACAGCGCCGCCGACTGCTGTCCCGCCTGCGCACACAGCCGCTCCCACCACAGTGGCAGGATCCGGGCGTCGCACCGTTGCCAGGTGGCCGGAAGTGGCGGTTGGTTCTGCCAGTTGGGCACGGGATCATTTTATCCCCGGACGCAGCCGCAGGGCAGGGAAAGCCGCCCCGGTGAGGCAAAACAATCAGCGGCGCTTCCGGGGCCCGCCGTTCTTTGGTCCGGGCTTCCTTGGTCCGGGATTCACCCGGTACAGGAGGGCGGCGCCTGTCAGTAGTCCCAAGACGATCCCCATGGCTGGGTTGCCCAGGGCGCGGCCGGCAAAATAGCCGACGACGGCGCCAAGCACCGCCCCGAGGAAAAGTCCCCTTCCGTTGCGGTGCGGCTTGGGGCTCATGGGCTGCCTTTCAAGGAAAGTCCGGCTTCAGCGGATTGACGGGCTGTCGATTCATGGAACTCAGTGAATTGACGGGACCGTGCGGGGCCGCACCACCAGCCACAGGGCGGCGATGGCCAGCAGGATGCACGCTGCCTGCACCGCACCCATGGGCGCGGCGCTGGTGATGCCCACCCAGCCCACCACGGGGGAGATGAGTCCAGCCATGAGGAACGTGGCCGCTCCCAGCAGCGACGCCGCCGTGCCGGCCTGTGCTGCATGACCCGCCAGCGCCAGCACCTGCACGCAGGGGAACATGAACCCCGTACCCATGATGTAGAACCACAGCGGGACCATGACGCCCCACAGCCCCATGCCCGCGCGGTCGAACACCACGATCAGCAGGGCCATCAGGAACATCCAGGCGGTGGCGCCGGCCAGGATCCATTGCGGCGGGACGATCCTGATCAGCCGGGCGCTGGTCTGCACGCCGGCCACGATGCCCAGTGAGTTGATGCCGAACAGCAGCCCGTACTGCTGGGCGGAGAATCCAAACACGTCCTGGAAAAGGAAGGGCGAGGCCGACAGGTAGGTGAAGAGGCCGCCGAAATTGAAACCGGCCACCATCAGCAGGCCCACGAAGATCCGGTCGCTGAAGAGGGTCTTGTAGCGCTGGCCGGCCGTCATGCCGCTCTGGCCCCGTTTCTCCGGCGGAAGGGTCTCACGCACCAGGAGCAGCGCCGCCACGATCACCAGCGTCCCGTAAGCGGCGAGGAACACGAAGATGCCCGGCCACGGCATCACCAGCAGCAGCTGCGAGCCGATGACGGGGGCAAGAATGGGTGCCAGCCCGTTGACCAGGGACATGCGGGAGAACATCCGCACCATGGCATACCCCGAGAACAGGTCGCGCACCATGGCCATGGCCACCACGCCGCCGCCGGCCGCGCCCACTCCCATCAGCACACGGAAGATCCCCAGGGTGGTGATGTCCGCGGACAGGGCGGCGCCAAGGGATGCAGCGATGTGCAGTGCCGTGGCCAGGATCAGCGGGCTCCGCCGGCCGAACCTGTCGCTGAAGGGACCCACCACCAGTTGCCCGAACGCAAAACCGACCGTGGTGCCGGCCAGGGTGAGCTGTACCTGCGCCTCGGTCACCCCCAGGCTTGCCTCCAGCGCGGGAAAGGCCGGCAGGTACAGGTCGATGGTGAACGGGCCGAGGGCCGTGAGGGCGCCCAGGAGGAGGATGTACAGGAGCTTCCGGCGGCGGCTCAGCAGGTCGCCCGGATTGGGGGGATTGGTCACGGAGAACAATCCTAGGCCCGGCCAGGACTGTTTTTGCAGCGTTGTAGGCCGCGCCGTCCGGCAAGCCCCCAAGTTCGCCCTGAACCTGAATGGTAGTTTTGGTGGCGTGGACTGTGCGGCTGCACATTTCCGCAGTAAACGGAAGCAGTATCGACCCATGAGACCAGTAAGGCGGAACCGATGAGCGGACGTCACAGCGGGCGTACCAGTCCGGGATTGCGCATCACTGCGCTGCCCGGGACGGCAAGACTCCTTTTCCGGTTGGCGCCCCGCCAGCTCAATGACGAGATCGCGTTCGCCAAGATCGAACTCAAGCGCAAGGGAATCCAGGTAGGCGTGGCCGCGGCCTTCTTCGCCGTGGCGCTCCTCTTCCTTGCGTTCCTGGTGGTAGGCCTGATCGTCGCAGCCATCATGGGCCTGGCCACCATCATGCCCGCGTGGCTGGCGGCCCTCCTGGTGTCCGCCGCTTTCCTGTTGATAGCCCTCATCGGTGGACTGGTTGGGCTCGCCCGGTTCAAGAAGGCCATGCCGCTGATGCCGGAAGAAACCATTCGCGGCATCAGGCACGACATCGGTGTTGCCCGGGAAGGGTCCGCCTTCAACCCGGCTGTCCTGGACCGGGACAGCCCCGAGGCGAAGGCTGCGAAGGCCGCCAAAGCCGAAGCAGCGGCAAAGGCCAAGGCCGAGAAGGCAGCGAAGGCTGCCGAGCACGACAAGGAATTCCCGCACGCCTCCGAGCCCGAGCTGGTGCACCGGCTGAGCCAGCGGCGCCACCACCTCACCGAGGTCCGCGACGAACTGGGCACGGAGCTGGACCTCAAGACCCAGGCCCGCTACGTGCTGGCCGTCGCACAGGTCAAAGCCCGCGAGGGCCAGGTGCTGGCGCAGCGCGGCGTCGATGCGGCGGGCCAAAGGCTTGCAGCGTTCTCCGGATCGACGGACCTGTCCAAGCGGTGGAAGCCGCTGACAGCTTTCGTGGCGGCCGGAACCGTCCTGGTGGTCCTCCTTCGAAAGCTGCTCCGCTCCCGCTAGGCCAGTTCAATGCAGAACGTTCCAATGGACGACTCATAACCGAAAGACCGCGATGCGGCGCAGGAAGGAGAGGGGACGGGTGAAGTTTATTGGTGCAGGTGCCCGCCCCGGCCGTCCGCAGGTGGACCACGACGTCGTCTTCACCATCCCCAACCTGCTCACCGTTGTGCGGTTCATGGGCGTCCCGCTCTTCATGTGGCTCGTCCTGGCCCAGAAGGAGTACGGGGCCGGCGTGATCGTCCTGGCCGTCATGGCCGGCACGGACTGGATTGACGGCTACATCGCCCGCCGGTTCGACCAAGCCTCAAAACTCGGCAGGGTCCTCGACCCGATCGCCGACCGGCTGGCACTGCTGGCCGTGGCCTTCACCCTGGTGATTGCCGGCGTCGTGCATTGGCTGTACCTGGCCGCCCTGGTGGTCCCGGACGCCGTGCTGCTGGTCCTGACGCTTTCCTTCTTCCGGGGGCACCCTGATCTTCCGGTCAGCGTGGTGGGCAAGGTCCGGACCGGGCTGCTCCTCCTGGGTACTCCGCTGCTGGTCCTCTCCCGCCTGGACACCGGCTTCGCCGGGCAGCTCTTCGCCGCCGCGTGGGTGGTGCTGGGGCTGGGCCTGGTTGGCCATTGGGTCGCTGCGTACAACTACTTCTGGGCCATCCTGCGAAAGGGCAGGGAACTGAAACAGCACGACGGCGGGAACGGCTGATGGTTTGGGTTGCCGTCGGCCTGGCGGTGCTTGGCGCCTTCTGCCTGGCCCTGGGTGCCCAGCGCCAGGGCAGTGCCGTCAAGGCCGACACCGGCGGCCTTGCACTGAGTTCCAACGGATTCCTGCGCCTCCTGCGCAATCCCCGGTGGATGTTCGGGCTCCTGCTGCTGTGCACCGGAATGGCAATGAACGCCGTGGCCCTGGTCTCGGCGCCGCTCACTGTGGTCCAGCCCATCGGCGCCATCGCCCTGGTGATCACCACCGTGGTCAACGCCCGGGACCAGGACCTGACCATCAACCGTGCCACCGCCGTGTCCATCGGCGCCTGCGTCACCGGCTCGGCACTCTTTGTCCTCCTCGCGGTCAACGTCACCCAGGAGAGCCACCATGTCAGCCTGGCGGACGAGCTCACCATCGTGCTGCTGCTCGCCTTGGCGGTGGGCCTGTTCGGCACCTTGGCGGTGATGTTCAGGCACCGCATGAACGCGTTCGTCTATATCCTGGGCGCCGGCATCCTGTTCGGCTTCGTTGCGGTGCTCACCAGGATTATCGGCAAACACCTCCTGGACCCCAACGGCCTGTTCCTGCTGAACGTGCAGTGGTACTCGGTGGTGGCCATCATCGCCGCCGGCGGCCTCGGCTCCTGGTTCGTCCAGAGCGCCTACTCCACCGGCCCTCCGGACCTGGTGATTGCCGGACTCACGGTCGTTGACCCCATGGTGGGCATTGCCATCGGCATCATCATCCTGGGCGAACTGCGCCCCGATGTCCATGCCGTCATGGCTATTGCGATGGGAACGGCGGCCTGCCTTGCTATCGTTGGGGTTATCGCCCTTTCCCGGCACCACCCGGAGGTCACCAAGCGCAAGAAGGACGCGCGGAAGGCCGCCGGCAGGCCGTCCCACTAGCCAATTCCCGCACAGACCAGCTATCCCACGAAGCCCCGGCGCCCTGCGCCAGCGGCCAACCGTGCTGCCAGTTCCACGCTGTCCGCACCGTGACCATCAGGAGTACTCCACATGACCACGCCAGCCGACCAGCATCCCCTGACCATCCTCATCGCAGCGGACACCTACCCGCCTGACGTCAATGGCGCCGCCCAGTTCGGATACCGCCTGGCCAAGGGAATGACTGCCCGCGGACACAACGTCCACGTCCTGGCGTCCCGCGACAGCAAGGGGAAGAGCTTCACGGAGTTCCGCGAGGAAGCAACTGTGCACCGGCTCCGCTCGCACAAGGCCTTCACCCACGAGACCTTCCGCCTCTGCTTCCCCTGGGAAATCAAGAAAGAAATCAGGCTGCTCTTCGACCGGGTGAAGCCGGACGTGGTGCACATCCAAAGCCACTACATGATCGGCGAGCACGTACTCTACGAAGCGGTGAAACGCGGCGTCCGGGTGGTGGCCACCAACCACTTCATGCCCGAAAACCTCAACCCCTTCCTGCCGTTCCCGCAGTGGTTCAAGGACATCATCGGGCGTGTTTCCTGGAAGGACATGGGCAAGGTCATGGGCCAGGCCGACGTCGTCACCACGCCTACGCCGCTGGCCGCCAGGGCCATGCACGAGCACGCCTTCCTGCGTAAAGTCCTGCCGCTGTCCAACGGCATCGACTCCGCAGTCTACGAGGTCCAGCCCGGCGAGCACATCGAGCCGCATGAGAACCCCACTGTGCTGTTCGCCGGACGCCTGGCCGAGGAAAAGCATGTTGACGTACTCATCAAGGCCATCAGCAAGACGCCTCCCGAATTGAACGTGCACCTGGAGATTGTGGGCGGCGGGGAAGTGCGCACCGCCCTGGAGGACCTGGTGCGCCGGCTTGGGCTGGCAAGCCGGGTAAAGTTCCTGGGCCTTGCCAGCGACGAGGAACTGCGGAGGGCCTACATCCGGGCGGACCTGTTCTGCATGCCCGGAACGGCCGAACTGCAATCGCTGGTGACGCTCGAAGCCATGTCCGCCTCCACTCCTGTGGTCCTTGCGGACGCCATGGCCCTGCCGCACCTGGTGCGCGACGGCGAGAACGGCTACCTGTTCACACCCAACGACAGTGATGACCTCGCCAAGAAGATCACCCAGGTCCTGGAGCTGCCCAAGGAGCAACAGCGGGCCATGGGCCGGGCCAGCCGCCAGATGGTGGAGCCGCACAGCATCCAGGGGACGCTGCAGACCTTCGAGGACTTGTACCGCGGCGCCACGTACGAGGACAAAGTGGTCTGAACCCTTTCCCGGGTTTGCTAGAGTGTTTCTGCCCTGCCCGAGCGTGCCTGTTTGGCCACGTGCCCACGGGGTTTGGGGCTATAGCTCAGCTGGTTAGAGCGCGGGACTCATAATCCTAAGGTCCTCGGTTCAAGTCCGAGTAGCCCTACCGCCAATGGCGGAACCGCGGCCGACGATCCTTCGTTGGCCGCGGTTTTCTTGGTTAACCCCGCCTCCTGCGGTATGTTACTGGTCAGTAACATACCGTGCTCCGCTCCGACGCATGGTCAGCGCTGATCATCAAAGAAGGTACCCATGGCCACCTCCGCAGCCGATCCCCACGAACTTCCCTACGCTGACGGGGACTTCTTCGCCTTCGAGCAGCTCCTCTCCGGGAAGGAACAGGACCGGCTCGCTGAAGTCCGCGAGTTCCTGGCCCGCGAGGTCAAGCCCATCGCGGTTGACTGCTGGAACCGCGGCGAGTTCCCGGCGAACCTGGTGCCGAAACTTGCCGGCCTGGACCTGGCCAGCCCGGTCCGCCGCCAGGGGTACTCCAACCTCTTTGCGGGCATGCTGCATGCCGAGCTCACGCGTGCCGATGCCTCCATCGCCACCTTCCTAGGCGTCCACGACGGGCTGTTCACCGGTTCCATCGAGTTGCTGGCCTCCCAGGAGCAGAAGGACGAGTGGCTTCCCGACATCTACTCGCTGAAGAAGATCGGTGCCTTCGGCCTGACCGAGCCGCTGGGCGGCAGCGATGTTGCCGGCGGGACGCGCACCACGGCGCGGAAGGACGGCGACCACTGGATCCTCAACGGCGCGAAACGCTGGATCGGGAACGCCACCTTCTCGGATTGGGTGGTGGTGTATGCCCGGGACCTGGCCGACAACCAGGTCAAGGGCTTCATGGTGGACACGGCGCTTGACGGGTTCAGCGCCACAAAGATCGAGAACAAGATCTCGCTGCGCACCGTCCAGAACGCCGACATTGTCCTGACGGACGTGGTGGTGCCGGAGCGCTTCAAGTTGGCGAACGCCAACAGTTTCCGCGACGTCAACAAAGTCCTCAAGGTAACCCGGCTGGCGGTTGCATGGCAGGCCGTGGGGCTCCAGCTTGCCGCGTTCGACGTTGCCCGCCGCTACGCCGTGGAACGCCACCAGTTCGGCCGGCCCCTGGCCTCCTTCCAGCTCATCCAGGACCAGCTGGTGCGGATCCTGGGAAACACCGTCAGCTCGATGGGGATGATGGTCCGGCTCTCCCAGCTGGAGGACGAGGGGGTGGCCAAGGACGAGCAGTCCGCGCTTGCCAAGGCCTACGCCACGACGCGCATGCGGGACAGCGTGGCGTTGGGCCGAAGCATCCTTGGCGGCAACGGAATCGTGACCGACTTCGAGATGGCCAAGATCTTCGCCGACGCAGAGGCCATCTACTCGTACGAGGGCACGGCTGAAATCAACACCCTGGTGACGGGCCGGGCCATCACGGGCATCTCCGCCATCGTCTAGCGTCGATCCTGGGTCCGCTACGTCACGGCGGGCCCGGCAGCGGAAGCAGGACGGATGGGCGAAGGTCCAGGACGAACTGCAGCGGATTGACGTATTCGTCCCCGTCCCGGACTCCCCAGTGCAGGCACTGGGCCGCGGCGCAGTGTCCCGGCAGCACGGTCCCCACCACTTGGCCCGGAGCAACGGCTTGGCCCACCGCCACGGTGCTGTCCACGGGTTCGAAGCTGCTGCGCAGCCCGCCGCCATGGTCAATGGTGATCACGGGCCTGTCCACCACGACGCCCGCGAAACTCACCGTTCCCGCCGCAGGCGACACAACGGGGGCTCCGGGTGCGCCGAAACCCAGGTCAACGCCGCGGTGCCCGCTGAGCCAGGGCTTTGGCGGGGGATCGAAACCGCGCAGCACCGGCGGGCGCGGCGCCAGCGGCCACTGCCAGGAAGGCGCTGCACCCGCTGCGGCGGCCGCCGTCGTACTGTTTCTCTGGGAAACGGTGCTGTGCGGGGCGGTGCTGTGTGTGACGTTGCTATAAGGGAGGGCCGGACCGGCGGAGGCCACGGAGGCCGGCAGGAGCAGGAGCGCGGCAAGGAGAACTGATGGTTTCATGTCACCAGCCTGCCGGGCTCCGTACGGTACCGGCAGGGGTGGTTCCGCCTATGTGTACAACCATCGGGACGGGCAGGCCGGCAGCCGCGGCAGTGTCCGGCGGGCGG
Proteins encoded in this window:
- a CDS encoding glycosyltransferase, producing MTTPADQHPLTILIAADTYPPDVNGAAQFGYRLAKGMTARGHNVHVLASRDSKGKSFTEFREEATVHRLRSHKAFTHETFRLCFPWEIKKEIRLLFDRVKPDVVHIQSHYMIGEHVLYEAVKRGVRVVATNHFMPENLNPFLPFPQWFKDIIGRVSWKDMGKVMGQADVVTTPTPLAARAMHEHAFLRKVLPLSNGIDSAVYEVQPGEHIEPHENPTVLFAGRLAEEKHVDVLIKAISKTPPELNVHLEIVGGGEVRTALEDLVRRLGLASRVKFLGLASDEELRRAYIRADLFCMPGTAELQSLVTLEAMSASTPVVLADAMALPHLVRDGENGYLFTPNDSDDLAKKITQVLELPKEQQRAMGRASRQMVEPHSIQGTLQTFEDLYRGATYEDKVV
- a CDS encoding acyl-CoA dehydrogenase family protein, whose protein sequence is MATSAADPHELPYADGDFFAFEQLLSGKEQDRLAEVREFLAREVKPIAVDCWNRGEFPANLVPKLAGLDLASPVRRQGYSNLFAGMLHAELTRADASIATFLGVHDGLFTGSIELLASQEQKDEWLPDIYSLKKIGAFGLTEPLGGSDVAGGTRTTARKDGDHWILNGAKRWIGNATFSDWVVVYARDLADNQVKGFMVDTALDGFSATKIENKISLRTVQNADIVLTDVVVPERFKLANANSFRDVNKVLKVTRLAVAWQAVGLQLAAFDVARRYAVERHQFGRPLASFQLIQDQLVRILGNTVSSMGMMVRLSQLEDEGVAKDEQSALAKAYATTRMRDSVALGRSILGGNGIVTDFEMAKIFADAEAIYSYEGTAEINTLVTGRAITGISAIV
- a CDS encoding M23 family metallopeptidase, with the translated sequence MKPSVLLAALLLLPASVASAGPALPYSNVTHSTAPHSTVSQRNSTTAAAAAGAAPSWQWPLAPRPPVLRGFDPPPKPWLSGHRGVDLGFGAPGAPVVSPAAGTVSFAGVVVDRPVITIDHGGGLRSSFEPVDSTVAVGQAVAPGQVVGTVLPGHCAAAQCLHWGVRDGDEYVNPLQFVLDLRPSVLLPLPGPP